A DNA window from Macadamia integrifolia cultivar HAES 741 chromosome 4, SCU_Mint_v3, whole genome shotgun sequence contains the following coding sequences:
- the LOC122076682 gene encoding golgin candidate 5-like: MAWLGKVSLGGFPDLAGAVTKLSESVKNIEKNFDSALGFEEKTEAGEASGLWPSATDRKALFDPVMAFMGHKGGEGDVESSDKVDSSEHSSPVQEQGGITTDMVPASIIEKIAPTEKEIDMVLPSVTEKITDENTNETVKGKMEDGDLLSEEGVSNAVAVSVEGEADSQPLPIKMDETAIENVNKMDVEEKDSFNSLQQKESAEVGYGEETLPLETSLSADEVKQVEKDVASVPDESYSVTNLHDNRDEQKLAEDTVEEGSLTQVEASEDRPDKVEAPTHVPSFATEKAESSSEIFNSPDGLHSDQAEKLVAESVSHDSDSLINAIEANQRTSDFEFDAKEQHLSSGTNLTHSVDSIVEMEKVKMEMKMMEAALQGAARQAQAKADEIAKLMTENEQLKAVIEDLKGKSNESETESLRAEYHQRVAALERKVYALTKERDTLRREQNKRSDAAALLKEKDEIITQVMAEGEELSKKQAAQESTIRKLRAQIREFEEEKKGLMTKLQVEESKVESIKRDKAATEKLLEETIEKHQAELAAQKEYFTNALNAAKEAEALAEARVNNEARTELESRLRAAEEREVTLVQTLEELRQTLSRKEQQAVFREEMLRRDIEDLQKRYQESERRSEELITQVPESTRPLLRQIEAMQETNARRAEAWAAVERSLNSRLQEAEAKAAAAEENERSMNERLSQTLSRINVLEAQISCLRAEQTQLSRSLEKERQRAAENRQEYLAAKEDADTHEGRASQLEEELRELRRKHKQELQDAIAHRELLHQELEREKNARLELERATRHESSSISDQAATSKHLSPYAENEKESIRKLSSAGSLTSMEESFYLQASLDSSDSLSERRHTGETTLTQYYLKSMTPSTFEAALRQKDGELASYMSRLASLESIRDSLAEELVKMTAQCEQLRAEAAALPGLQAELEALKRRHYSALELMGERDEELEELRADIVDLKEMYREQVNLLVNKIEILGSSAAS; the protein is encoded by the exons ATGGCCTGGTTGGGGAAAGTGTCTTTGGGGGGCTTCCCGGATCTGGCCGGGGCAGTGACAAAGCTAAGTGAGAGTGTGAAGAATATAGAGAAGAATTTTGATAGCGCTCTTGGTTTTGAGGAGAAGACTGAGGCAGGGGAAG CTTCAGGATTATGGCCTTCAGCGACCGATAGGAAAGCATTATTTGATCCAGTTATGGCCTTCATGGGACATAAAGGTGGAGAAGGTGACGTTGAATCCTCAGACAAAGTTGACTCTTCTGAACATTCATCTCCAGTTCAAGAACAAGGAGGGATAACGACTGACATGGTTCCAGCATCTATCATTGAGAAAATTGCTCCTACTGAAAAAGAGATTGATATGGTACTGCCGTCTGTCACTGAGAAAATTACTGATGAAAATACAAATGAAACAGTAAAGGGGAAGATGGAAGATGGGGACCTTCTGAGTGAGGAAGGGGTATCAAATGCAGTTGCTGTTTCTGTGGAAGGTGAAGCTGATTCACAGCCATTACCAATCAAAATGGATGAAACTGCCATTGAGAATGTTAATAAAATGGATGTTGAGGAAAAGGATTCATTTAACTCCCTTCAACAGAAAGAGAGCGCAGAAGTGGGATATGGTGAAGAAACGCTGCCATTGGAAACCAGCTTAAGCGCAGATGAAGTAAAACAAGTCGAGAAAGACGTGGCCTCTGTACCGGATGAGTCTTATTCTGTCACTAATTTGCATGATAACAGGGATGAACAAAAATTGGCTGAAGACACTGTTGAGGAAGGTTCTTTGACCCAAGTTGAGGCTTCTGAAGATAGACCGGATAAGGTGGAGGCTCCAACCCATGTTCCAAGTTTTGCTACTGAGAAGGCTGAAAGTTCCAGTGAAATTTTTAACTCTCCTGATGGACTTCATTCAGATCAGGCTGAAAAACTTGTGGCTGAATCTGTCTCTCATGATAGTGATTCACTTATTAATGCAATTGAAGCAAACCAACGAACCAGTGATTTTGAGTTTGATGCAAAAGAGCAACATTTAAGCTCAGGAACTAATCTGACACACTCTGTAGATTCCATAGTTGAAATGGAGAAAGTGAAGATGGAAATGAAAATGATGGAAGCAGCATTACAAGGAGCTGCTAGGCAAGCCCag gCAAAAGCTGATGAGATTGCAAAGCTGATGACTGAAAATGAGCAGTTGAAGGCTGTAATTGAGGATCTGAAG GGGAAATCCAATGAATCAGAGACGGAGTCACTGCGAGCAGAATATCATCAAAGGGTGGCAGCTCTGGAAAGAAAG GTTTATGCTCTTACAAAGGAAAGGGATACACTAAGGAGGGAGCAAAATAAAAGAAGTGATGCTGCGGCccttttgaaagaaaaagatgagaTAATCACTCAAGTTATGGCTGAAG GTGAAGAGCTTTCTAAAAAGCAAGCAGCTCAAGAGTCAACAATCAGAAAATTAAGGGCACAG ATCAGAgagtttgaagaagaaaagaaaggctTGATGACCAAACTTCAG GTAGAGGAGAGCAAAGTAGAGAGTATAAAGAGAGATAAAGCTGCAACTGAGAAGTTACTAGAAGAAACAATTGAGAAGCATCAAGCAGAACTTGCAGCTCAAAAGGAATATTTCACTAATGCACTTAATGCAGCCAAGGAGGCTGAAGCATTAGCAGAAGCACGAGTCAATAATGAAGCCCGGACAGAACTAGAGAGTCGTCTGAGAGCAGCGGAAGAGCGAGAAGTTACTCTTGTTCAAACACTCGAAGAGTTGAGGCAAACTCTTAGTCGGAAGGAGCAGCAG GCAGTTTTCAGAGAAGAAATGCTTCGGAGAGACATTGAGGATCTTCAAAAGCGATATCAA GAAAGTGAACGTCGAAGTGAGGAGTTGATTACACAAGTTCCTGAGTCAACTAGGCCCCTTTTGAGACAGATTGAAGCTATGCAG GAGACAAATGCCAGAAGAGCAGAAGCCTGGGCTGCTGTGGAGAGATCTCTGAATTCTCGGCTGCAG GAGGCAGAAGCCAAAGCTGCAGCTGCTGAGGAAAATGAGCGATCCATGAATGAACGGCTATCACAAACTTTATCTCGCATAAATGTCCTTGAAGCTCAg ATCTCATGTCTTAGAGCAGAGCAAACACAGCTAAGTCGCTCCCTTGAAAAGGAGAGACAGAGAGCTGCTGAGAATAGGCAGGAGTACCTTGCGGCAAAGGAGGATGCTGATACTCATGAAGGCCGTGCCAGCCAACTTGAAGAGGAGCTCAGGGAGCTCAGAAGGAAACATAAGCAAGAGTTGCAGGATGCAATAGCACACAGAGAACTCTTACACCAG GAGCTAGAACGGGAGAAGAATGCTAGGTTGGAGTTGGAAAGAGCTACTCGTCATGAATCTTCTTCCATATCTGATCAAGCTGCAACATCAAAGCACTTGAGTCCTTATGCTGAAAATG aaAAAGAGTCCATCAGGAAGCTTTCTAGTGCTGGAAGCCTAACCAGCATGGAGGAAAGCTTTTATCTGCAAGCATCTTTGGATTCATCTGACAGTTTATCTGAGAGGAGGCATACTGGTGAGACAACCTTAACTCAGTACTATTTGAAGAGCATGACTCCAAGTACCTTTGAGGCTGCACTCCGTCAGAAGGATGGGGAACTTGCATCATATATGTCCCGTTTG GCTTCCTTGGAATCCATCCGTGACTCTCTTGCCGAAGAGTTAGTTAAAATGACTGCCCAG TGTGAACAACTCCGGGCAGAAGCAGCTGCATTGCCTGGTTTACAGGCAGAGCTAGAGGCACTAAAACGGAGGCACTATTCAGCTCTGGAGCTAATGGGTGAACGTGATGAAGAG CTGGAAGAACTCCGAGCAGATATTGTGGACTTGAAAGAGATGTATCGAGAGCAAGTAAACTTGCTTGTGAACAAG ATCGAGATTTTGGGTTCCAGTGCTGCCTCTTGA